ATGCAACTCCTGTTCGTCGAGCAACTCCTGAACGGGGTCCAGCTCGGGGTCATCCTGTTCCTGATGGCGGCGGGGCTCACGCTCACCTTCGGCATCATGAACCTCGTGAACCTCGCGCACGGCTCCCTGTTCATGCTCGGCGCCTATCTGGGCGTCGCCTTCGCGCTGGTCACGGGCTCGTTCGTCGCGGGGTTCGTCGCGGCCGGCATCGCCACCTTCGTCATCGGCCTCATACTTGAGAGGCTGGTGATCCGGCATCTCTATGCCCGCAGTCACCTCGATCAGGTGATGTGCACCGTGGGCCTCGTCTACGTGCTCAACGAGGCGACGCGGATGGTGTTTGGGCCGGAGCCGCTGCACGCGCCCATCCCGGCCTTTCTCGCCGGCTCGGTGGAGCTCATTCCCGGCGCGCCCTATCCCGCCTACCGGCTGGCGATGATCGGGGCCGGGCTTGTCATCGCAGGCCTGCTTTATGTCCTCATCGGCCGGACGCGGATGGGCATGCTCATCCGCGCCGGCGCCAGCAACCGAGTGATGACGAGCGTTCTGGGCGTGAATATCGGCGCGATCTATGCCGTGGTCTTCGGCATCGGCGCGGCGCTGGCGGGCTTTGCGGGCTACATCGCCGCGCCCATCCTCACCGTCTATCCGGGCATGGGCGACAACGTGCTCATCCTGGCGCTGGTGGTGCTGGTCGTCGGCGGCATGGGATCGGTGAAGGGGGCCTTCGTGGCGGCCCTGCTGGTGGGCGTCATCGACACCATCGGCCGGGCCTATCTGAAGGACCTCATGGCGCTGGTCCTCTCGCCGGTGGCGGCGAACACGGTGGCGCCGGCTCTCGCCTCCATGCTCATCTACATTCTGATGGCGGTGATCCTGTTCTTCCGGCCGCAGGGGCTCATCCCGGCCGCCGGCCTGCGCCGGCCTGAGGCGCCGCCGGAGGCATCCGACCTCGGCCCGACAGGCCCCGGCCTACTGGCGCGCTGGCGCGTGCCGGCCATCGGGCTTCTCGGCGGCGGCTTCCTGCTGTTGCCGCTGGTCGCCGGTATCGCCGACCAGCCGTTCTGGGTGGACATGGGGCTGCGGGTCATCATCTTCGCCATCGCCGCCCTGAGCCTCGACCTCATCCTCGGCCAGACCGGGCTGGTGAGCTTCGGGCACGCGCTCTATCTCGGCATCGGCGCCTATGTGGTGGGCATCCTGGCGGATGCCGGGGTCGAGAGCGGCTTCGTCCAGTGGCCACTGGCCATGGCGATCTCTGCTCTGCTGGCCGCGGCGCTGTCGGTGGTGGCGCTGCGCACCTCCGGCACCTTCTTCATCATGATCACCCTCGCCTTCGCGCAGATGATGTTCTACGGCGCCTCCAGCCTCTACGAATATGGCGGCGACGACGGCATGCACCTCGCCGTGCGCAGCACCTTCGGCGGGCTGGTGGACCTCTATGATTCCCGTCAGTTCTACTATGTCGCCCTCGGCCTGCTGGTGGTGCTCGCGGCTCTCAACATACGCCTCACACGGGCGCGCTTCGGCATGGTGCTGAAGGGCATCCGCATCAATGAGCGACGCATGGCGGCGGCCGGCTTTCCCACATTCCGTTACAAGCTTGTCGCCTGCATCATTTCGGCAGCGGTGTGCGGGCTCGCGGGCGCAATGCTCGCCAATGCGGCGGAGTTCGTCGGCCCGCAATATATGGACTGGACCCGCTCGGCCGAGCTGATGATCATGGTCGTGGCCGGCGGGCTGGCGACGCCCTTCGGCGCCATCATCGGCGCGCTGGCCTATCTCGGCATCGAGAAATACCTCTCCGATCTCACCATCCACTGGCGGCTCGCCTTCGGCGCGCTGCTCATCCTCCTCGTCTTCCTCGGCCGGGGCGGGCTCAGCGCACTGTTCGCGCCGGGCGCGGCGCGGCAGGCGGCTCCGGCGCACAAGGGATCATTCCGATGGGCAAGACCCTTCTTCAGACCGCGGGCGTGACCCGCCGGTTCGGCGGGCTCAATGCCGTCGACGGGGTGGATTTCGAGCTTCGCACGGGCGAACTGGTGGCGGTCATCGGGCCCAACGGCGCGGGCAAGACCACCTTCGTCAATCTCCTCTCCGGCGCGCTCAGGCCCGATGCGGGCACCGTGACATTCGAGGGGCGGGACATTTCCCGCCTGCCGATGGATGCGCGCGCCCGGCTTGGCATTGCCCGCTCCTTCCAGATCGCCAGCATCTTCCCCGAGCTGAGCGTGGTCGAAAACGTGGCGCTCGCCGCCCAGGCCCACGCCGGCCACAGCTTCCATTTCTGGCGGGAGGTGGCGGACGAGGCCCCGCTGCGCCGGAAGGCGCAGGCGCAGCTCGCCGACCTCGGGCTTTCGGACTGCGCAGACCGGCCCGCGTCCCAGCTCTCCCACGGCGAAAAGCGGCTGCTGGAGATCGCCATGGCCCTCGTGGTCGAGCCACGGGTGCTGCTGCTGGACGAGCCCATGGCCGGTCTCGGCATCGCCGAGGCGCGTCGGATGATCGACTTCATCGCCGGATTGAAAGGGCGTTTCAGCATACTACTGGTGGAGCACGATATGGAGGCGGTCTTCACCCTCGCCGATCGCGTCTTCGTCCTCGCCTCGGGCGCGCGGGTGGCGGACGGGCCACCGGAGGTGGTGCGCGCCGATCCACGCGTGCAGCTCGCCTATCTCGGCGGCGAAGGGGAGGACCTGTGATGCTGGAGCTGCGGCAGGTGAGCGCGGCCTATGGCTCGAGCCGTGTCCTGTTCGGCGTAGACCTTGCCATTGCGGAGGGCGAGGTGGTGACGCTGCTGGGCCGCAACGGCATGGGCAAGACCACGACGGTCAATGCCATCATGGGCCTCGTCTCCCTCACCCAGGGCGATATCAACTTCCGTGGCGCACGTATTTCCGGGCTGCCGGCCTACAAGGTGGCCCGCAACGGCCTCGCGCTGGTGCCGGAAGGGCGGCAGGTGTTTCCCAACCTGACCGTGGAGGAAAACCTCGTCGCCACGGCGGCGAACCGCATCCACGCCCCCGCGCCGTGGACGCTGGAGGCCGTCTATGGCTTGTTCCCGGCCCTCGCCCCCCTCGCCCGCCGCGGTGCCGGCCTGCTCTCCGGCGGCGAGCAGCAGATGCTCTCCATCGGCCGGGCGCTGATGACCAATCCTCGCCTGCTGATCCTCGACGAGGCGACGGAAGGCCTCGCCCCCCGCATCCGCCGCGAGATCTGGGATGCGCTGGTGCGCATCCGGGAACGCGGCCAGTCGGTGCTGGTGATCGACAAGAACATCGACATGCTGTGCCGCTTCGCTGACCGCCACCACATCCTGGAGAAGGGGCGCATCGTCTGGAGCGGCAGCTCGCCGGCGTTGATGGCCGACGAAGATGTCCGGATGCGCTTTCTGAGCGCCTGATCGCCCCAAGCAGCCGTCGTTGCCGGACAAAGATCCGTCACCGGGCACCACCCGACGGCGCCGGCGGTAACGGGACGACGACTTGATTGGTATTCAAATATTCTTTGCGTTGACAGATCTTATCCGCCTCAAAAAAGTGCATTCTAAGAGGGCGATTCTCGGTCACGAGATCGCGCGATAGGCAGCGCTCGCGCGATCACCGATGGCCTGCCACATATCGCTCAATGGGCTTTCGGGGTGGAAACAGGCACATGAGGCTGCCCAGGCGATCAGAAGATCGGCGCCAAGACGGCGGCCGGGGGGTGAAGGTGCGGCTCGATCTCATCGCAGCGATCCTGGTTGCCTGCACGGCCCCCGTTGTCGCGTCGGATCTTGCACGTAGTGGCACTCCAGCCCAGCCCGCCAGCGCACAGGATGATTTCTGGACCCGCCCCTATCTGTTCGGGGATCTCGGCCGAGCCCGTCTGAAGGACCAGGGCATCGACATCTCGGGCGGGCTGGTCAACGAAACGGTCGGAAACCTGACGGGCGGCACCCATCAGGCGGGGGCGAACGCCGGTCAGGCCTTCGTCCAAGGCATCTTCGACATGGAGAAGCTTGCCCACATTACCGGCGGCACGTTCGGCATCACGCTGGTGGGCCGCTGGGGCGACAACCTGGCCGAAGTGGCGGACATCCCCGCGCTGATGCTGCTCAATGAAGTCTACGGCCGCGGCAACATCGTCCGCCTCGTGGACTTCCACTATAATCAATCCCTGTGGGACGGGGCAGTGGACGTCAAGTTCGGACGCCTCGCCGTCGGTGCCGACTTCGGCTTCGACCGCTGCGATTTCATCAACTTGACCTTCTGCGGGTCCGTCCCCGGAAATATAGCTGGAAACTATATTTTCAACTGGCCGGTCAGCCAGTGGGGCGGGGTCCTGAAGCTCCATCTCGCCGATGATCTCACCTTTTCCGCCGCCGTGTACGATGAGAACCCGACCTATCTGTCGGTGCAGGCGAAATGGGCGCTGCTCCCCACCTGGCCGTCGGGGTCGGAGGGGGCGCTGGTGCCCATGGAGCTGAAATGGACGCCGACGCTCGGAGACCTCTCGGGCACCTACAGGATCGGCGGCTGGTTCGATACCGCGACTGCCGATAACGCCGTCACGAGCATCAACGGGCTGCCCGCGCTCATCTCGGGGCTGCCCTATGCGCAGGATTATGCGCGGTACGGCTTCTATATTTCCTTCATTCAGCAGCTGACCGGCAATGCCAGCGGCCCGAGCCCCAAGCAGGGGCTGTGGAGCTTCCTGAACGTCACCTATTCCGACCCGCGCACCTCTACCACCCTCTATCAGGTGTCGTGGGGCCTTCAGCAGCATGGAACATTCGCGGGACGGCCGGACGACGAGATCGGCTTCGCCATCGGCACCACCGGCATCAACCCGCGCCTTGCGGACGCCCAGGCCCAGGCCAACTGGCTGGGTCTCGGGCCGGGATATGTGCAGCATAATGAGTATGTGATGGAAGCCTATTACGGGCTTCAGGCCACGGGCTGGCTCAACCTGAAGTCTTCGCTGCAATACGTCATCGACCCCGGCGGCTATTCTTCGCCCCTCAACGAGAACGCCTGGGTGGTCGGCCTGCGGACGACCGTGGCCTTCTGAGCCATATCGACACGGCGCCGAACACCACGGTTCGGGTGCGATTCAGTGGGGGAATCGGTATCGTTCGGGTGGCATTCGGCGCGGAGTCAGCGCGCGGTTCAGGTCGGACCGCGCATATCCCGCCTGACACGCAGGACGAGTCGATCAGATGAACGCATGGGTTGCAGCGGGGGTTGCATTCGTCACCATGGCCGTCACGATGGCGGTGGGCATGGCCATCGGCAGCCGGCTATCCGACTCCCGCTATGAGGACGGGTCGGTCAAGAATTTGCGCACAAGCGTCGCCATCATCGCGACCATGTCTTCGCTGTTGCTTGGCCTCATGGTCAACTCGGCCCGCTACAATTTCAGCGATGCCTATTCCGACGTGCAGAAATACGCCGCTGTTCTACAGATCACCGATCTCAACCTGCTCAGCTTCGGCGCCCCGGCCTGCCCGCTGCGCGGCGACCTTCAGGCCTATGCCCGCCAGCTGGTGGCGGAGACGTGGACCGCCGGCGAGGATGACGCCTCCGGGGCCGCGCAGGTGACGGCGCTTGCCGCCCTCCTCCGCTTTGATGCAGGGGTCCGCAGCCTGAAGAGCGAGACCCCCGACCAGCAGGACGTGCGGGGCACCCTGCTCGGCCTGTCGCGGCAGTTGGTGGAGTATCGATGGAAGGTCACGGGCGTCGCCCGCACGGCCACGCCCGTCACCTTCATCTTCGTGGTGATCTGCTGGTTCGCGCTGATCTTCCTCTATTCCGGCGTGTTCGCGCCGCGGAACGCGCTGGTCCTCATCGGCCATGGGCTGGGCATGGTGGGCATTTCCGCCGCCATCTTCCTCGTCATGGAGATGGGCCAGCCCTTCACCGGGCCGATCAAGGTGTCCCCCGCCCCGGTGGAGCGCCTGCTCGCGCGCATGCAGGCCGAGCCCTGCCCCACGGTGGCGCCGCAGCGCTGAAACGGCGACGGCCGGATCGCGGATGCGACCCGGCCGCCGAATGCCCCGGACGAAGCCGATCAGTTCAGGCGCGGCTGCTGCGACGTGCCCTTGTACCAGTCGAAGGCCTTGCCCTCGGTGGAGAGCATCACCGACTTCACGTCGAAATGGTCGTTGAAGCTCTCGATGCCGAATTCCCGGCCGATGCCGCTGTCATCCACCCCGCCCCACGGCGAGGCGGGATCGAGGCGGTGATGGTCGTTGATCCAGACGATGCCGGCCTTCACCTTCGCCGCCACGCGATGGGCGCGGTGCACGTCGCGGGTGCGGATCGCGGCGGCGAGGCCGAACGGGCTGTCGTTGGCGATGGCGAGGGCCTCCTCCTCCGTCTCGAAGGGGATCACCACCGTGAACGGGCCGAACACCTCCTCGCGGGCGATGCGCATGTGGGGCGCCACATCGGCGAACACGGTGGGCTCCACGAAGAAGCCGTTCTCGTGCCCCGGCACGATGCGCCGCTGGCCGCCGGCCACGAGACGCGCGCCATCGTCATGGCCCGCCTGCACGAAGGAGAGCACGCGGTCGAGCTGGCGCTGGGAGACCACCGGGCCGAGCTGGGTCTCGGGATCGCGCGGATCGCCGATGCGGATGGCCTTGGTCTTGGCGGCCAGGCGCTCCACGAACTCGTCATAGATGGTCTTCTGCACGATATGCCGGGCGGCGCAGACGCAGGTCTGGCCGGCGCCGACGAAGGCGCCGAAGGCGGCATAGTTCACCGCCTGCTCCACGTCGTAATCGTCGAACACCATCACCGGCGTCTTGCCGCCCAGCTCCAGCGTCTGGTGGGCGAAGACCTTCGCCGCCGCCGAGCCGGCGATGCGGCCGGCCTCGGTGCCGCCGGTGAGCACCAGCTTGTTGATGTCGTGATGCTCGGCGAGGAAGCGGCCGGAATTGCCGCCGATGCCGTTCACCACGTTGAACACGCCGGGCGGCAGGCCGTTGTCGCTCATCAGCTTCGCGAGGCGCAGCGTGGTGAGGGGGGTATATTCGGAGGGCTTCACCACCGTGGTGCAGCCGGAGGCGAGCACCGCCGCCAGCGACTTGCACAGGATCATCAGCGGGTGGTTGAAGGGCGTGCAATTGGCCACCACGCCGATGGGCGTGCGGCGGGTGTAGTTGAGATAATTGCCTTCCACCGGGATCACGTCGTCGCGGCGGGCGAGCGCGAGGCCGCCGAAATAGCGCAGGAAGTCCGGCAGGCGGCCGAGCTGGGCGCGGGTCTCGTTCACCGGCCGGCCGTTGTTCTGGGTCTCGAGCTGGTACAGCTCCGGCAGCGCGGCCTCGAAGGCGTCGGCGATGCGGTTGATGAGCTTCACCCGCTCGCGGATGGCCATGCCGCCCCAGGCGTCGCCGTTGAAGGCGGCGCGGGCGCTTTTCACCGCCGCGTCCACGTCCTCGCGGGTGCTGTCGGGAATGGTGGCGATGACGGCGCCGGTGGCGGGGTTCTTCACCTCCACCGTGCCGCCGCCGATGCTTTCCACCTCGCGGCCATCGATGAAATTGCCGCGCGCCGCGATGGCGATCTCGGCTTTGGCGTTCATGGCGTTTCTCCGGTTTTTCTCACAGGACGACGGCGTGCCGCGACAAGGCCGCGACCACCCGTTTTTCGGCATCGGCGATATGGTCCCGCAGCAGGCGGGCGGCCTTGCGGCCGTCGCGGGACTGGAGCGCCTCGATGATGGCGACGTGCTCGGCAATCAGCCGGTCAGGGTCGCGCCCCTGCATGGTGCCGATGCTGACCAGCACCAGCCGGTCGGCCTGCGCGACCAGATCCACCACCTCTTCCCGCATGCGACGATGGGGCGAGCACATGGCAACCGCGACGTGGAAGGCGCGGTTGTAGCGGATGAAATCCGACTTCGACGCATCGAAGGTGCGGAAGGAATCAAGAGCGGCCAGCGCCGCGTCGGTGGCGTGGCGGGCGGCATCGGCCGCGCAGGCCGGCTCCATCACCTCGCGGAAGCGGAAGATGTCGCGCGCATCGGCCAGCGACACCGGATTCACCCGGTAGCCCTGACGCGGCAGCACGGTGATGAGGCGTTCCTGCTCCAGCCGCAGCAGAGCCTCGCGCACGGGCTGCTTGCTCACCTCGAAACGGCCGGCCAGCTCCTGCTCGCGCAGTTCCTCGCCGGGCTGGAGATGGCAGCCGAGAATCTCGTCCTTCAGCCGCGCATAGACCGCGTCCCGCAGCAGGCCGGAGCCGCCGATGGCCTTATCAGAGGCGGAGTCATGATCGAATAACATATTTCATGCCCTGACAAACTGGAGGCATTCTGGAGGAGCGATAACGACAGAACAACGGAAAAATGGCCCTTGACGGCGGTTTTCGGTTCTGTCTGAAATATCACGACAAAAATTTTAGCCGTCAAGAGCATCTCAGGGAGAGCGAAAATGCCCACACTCACCAAGCGCACCACGGCCGCGTGGCTGGCCGCGACGGCGCTGTCCGCGCTGATGGCCGTGCCCGCCGCGGCGCAGCAGCCGCCCATCAAGGTCGGCTTCATGACGGTGCGCTCCGGCGCGCTGGCGGCCGGCGGCAAGCAGATGGAGCAGGGCATGGAATATTGCCTTGCCGAGCGGAACGGCATGATGGGCGGCCGCAAGGTCGAGCTCATCACGGTGGACACCGCCGGCCAGCCGGCCACCACCAAGACCCGCGCCCAGGAACTGGTGGAGCGTGAGCGCGTCAACGCCATCATCGGCCCGCTCGCCGCCTTCGAGGCGCTGGCCATCGACGACTACATCCGGCAGGTGGGCGTGCCCGTCATCTCGCCCTCGGCGGCGGCGGAAGACCTCACCCAGCGCAAGGTAAACCCGTGGTTCGTGCGCGCCGTGGGCACCTCGGCCCAGGCCAACCACGCGCTCGGCGAATATGCCGCCAAGGACATGAAGCTGAAGCGCGTCGTCACCATCGGCGACGACTTCGCCTTCGGCCACGAGGCCACCGCCGGCTTCCAGCGCGCCTTCGAGGACAATGGCGGACAGGTGGTGCAGAAGCTCTGGCCGCCGCTCAACGTCGCCGATTACGGCAGCTACATCAGCCAGATCCGCACCGACGTGGATGCCGTCTACGCCGCCTTCGCCGGGGGCAACGGCCTGCGCTTCCTGCAGCAATACGCCGAATACGGCGCGCCGGTGAAGGTCATCGCGCAGATGACCACCGTGGACGAAGGCATCCTCAAGTCCATGGGCAAGGAGGCGGTGGGCGTCATCTCTTCCGGCTGGTACACGGCGACGCAGGACGTGCCCGGAAACAAGGAATTCGCCGCCGGCATCCGCGCCAAATACGGCGCCGATCCCGGCTACTACACCGCCGGCGCCTACGCCGCCTGCGCCTTCCTCGATGCGGCCGTGAAGGCCGTGGACGGCAAGGTGGAGGACAAGCAGGCGCTGATGAAGGCGCTCCGCTCCGTGAAGCTGGAGAAGGGCCCGTATGGCGAGGTCACCCTCGACGCATACGGCAACCCCATCATGAACGTCACCATCCGCAAGACCGAGGAGAAGGACGGGCGGCTGCAGAACGTGGTCGTCAAGACCTATCCGAAGGTGACGCAGTTCTGGATCTACGATCCGAAAGCCTTCCTCGCCGAGCCGGTCTACAGCCGCGACTACCCGCCGGCGAAGAATCTCGGGAAGTAGTCTCAGGAACTGACCTCGGCCAGGGGCCGTCATGGCCCCGTTCAAAGCCGTCATGCCCCGGCCGGTCCGGAAGTCGGCTGTTGCCGACTTCCGTTCGCAGAGTCGGAACTCGGCAACAGCCGAGTTCCGGGGCATCCACTCCGCCGCCAGCGGGGTGCATGAAGCCCGGTAGCCAGCCCAGCCGCACCGTGGATCCCCCGGACAAGCCGGGGGATGACGGCTCGATAAGCACCGACCAGTCTCCATTTCCGCATTTTTCCGAGGACCAATCATGACCTTCTGGGTCAGCCAAAGCCTCAATGCCCTCGCGCTCGGCGGGCTCCTGTTCATGCTGGCGTCGGGCTTCAGCCTCATCTTCGGGCTGATGCGGGTGGCGAACCTCGCCCATGGCGCGCTGTTCATGCTGGGCGCGTATCTCGGCCTTGCCGCCGTGAAGGCCGGCTTCGGCTTCTGG
The nucleotide sequence above comes from Xanthobacter flavus. Encoded proteins:
- a CDS encoding branched-chain amino acid ABC transporter permease, which translates into the protein MGLRVIIFAIAALSLDLILGQTGLVSFGHALYLGIGAYVVGILADAGVESGFVQWPLAMAISALLAAALSVVALRTSGTFFIMITLAFAQMMFYGASSLYEYGGDDGMHLAVRSTFGGLVDLYDSRQFYYVALGLLVVLAALNIRLTRARFGMVLKGIRINERRMAAAGFPTFRYKLVACIISAAVCGLAGAMLANAAEFVGPQYMDWTRSAELMIMVVAGGLATPFGAIIGALAYLGIEKYLSDLTIHWRLAFGALLILLVFLGRGGLSALFAPGAARQAAPAHKGSFRWARPFFRPRA
- a CDS encoding ABC transporter ATP-binding protein; translated protein: MGKTLLQTAGVTRRFGGLNAVDGVDFELRTGELVAVIGPNGAGKTTFVNLLSGALRPDAGTVTFEGRDISRLPMDARARLGIARSFQIASIFPELSVVENVALAAQAHAGHSFHFWREVADEAPLRRKAQAQLADLGLSDCADRPASQLSHGEKRLLEIAMALVVEPRVLLLDEPMAGLGIAEARRMIDFIAGLKGRFSILLVEHDMEAVFTLADRVFVLASGARVADGPPEVVRADPRVQLAYLGGEGEDL
- a CDS encoding ABC transporter ATP-binding protein — its product is MLELRQVSAAYGSSRVLFGVDLAIAEGEVVTLLGRNGMGKTTTVNAIMGLVSLTQGDINFRGARISGLPAYKVARNGLALVPEGRQVFPNLTVEENLVATAANRIHAPAPWTLEAVYGLFPALAPLARRGAGLLSGGEQQMLSIGRALMTNPRLLILDEATEGLAPRIRREIWDALVRIRERGQSVLVIDKNIDMLCRFADRHHILEKGRIVWSGSSPALMADEDVRMRFLSA
- a CDS encoding carbohydrate porin, with protein sequence MRLDLIAAILVACTAPVVASDLARSGTPAQPASAQDDFWTRPYLFGDLGRARLKDQGIDISGGLVNETVGNLTGGTHQAGANAGQAFVQGIFDMEKLAHITGGTFGITLVGRWGDNLAEVADIPALMLLNEVYGRGNIVRLVDFHYNQSLWDGAVDVKFGRLAVGADFGFDRCDFINLTFCGSVPGNIAGNYIFNWPVSQWGGVLKLHLADDLTFSAAVYDENPTYLSVQAKWALLPTWPSGSEGALVPMELKWTPTLGDLSGTYRIGGWFDTATADNAVTSINGLPALISGLPYAQDYARYGFYISFIQQLTGNASGPSPKQGLWSFLNVTYSDPRTSTTLYQVSWGLQQHGTFAGRPDDEIGFAIGTTGINPRLADAQAQANWLGLGPGYVQHNEYVMEAYYGLQATGWLNLKSSLQYVIDPGGYSSPLNENAWVVGLRTTVAF
- a CDS encoding DUF4239 domain-containing protein — translated: MNAWVAAGVAFVTMAVTMAVGMAIGSRLSDSRYEDGSVKNLRTSVAIIATMSSLLLGLMVNSARYNFSDAYSDVQKYAAVLQITDLNLLSFGAPACPLRGDLQAYARQLVAETWTAGEDDASGAAQVTALAALLRFDAGVRSLKSETPDQQDVRGTLLGLSRQLVEYRWKVTGVARTATPVTFIFVVICWFALIFLYSGVFAPRNALVLIGHGLGMVGISAAIFLVMEMGQPFTGPIKVSPAPVERLLARMQAEPCPTVAPQR
- a CDS encoding aldehyde dehydrogenase; amino-acid sequence: MNAKAEIAIAARGNFIDGREVESIGGGTVEVKNPATGAVIATIPDSTREDVDAAVKSARAAFNGDAWGGMAIRERVKLINRIADAFEAALPELYQLETQNNGRPVNETRAQLGRLPDFLRYFGGLALARRDDVIPVEGNYLNYTRRTPIGVVANCTPFNHPLMILCKSLAAVLASGCTTVVKPSEYTPLTTLRLAKLMSDNGLPPGVFNVVNGIGGNSGRFLAEHHDINKLVLTGGTEAGRIAGSAAAKVFAHQTLELGGKTPVMVFDDYDVEQAVNYAAFGAFVGAGQTCVCAARHIVQKTIYDEFVERLAAKTKAIRIGDPRDPETQLGPVVSQRQLDRVLSFVQAGHDDGARLVAGGQRRIVPGHENGFFVEPTVFADVAPHMRIAREEVFGPFTVVIPFETEEEALAIANDSPFGLAAAIRTRDVHRAHRVAAKVKAGIVWINDHHRLDPASPWGGVDDSGIGREFGIESFNDHFDVKSVMLSTEGKAFDWYKGTSQQPRLN
- a CDS encoding GntR family transcriptional regulator; amino-acid sequence: MLFDHDSASDKAIGGSGLLRDAVYARLKDEILGCHLQPGEELREQELAGRFEVSKQPVREALLRLEQERLITVLPRQGYRVNPVSLADARDIFRFREVMEPACAADAARHATDAALAALDSFRTFDASKSDFIRYNRAFHVAVAMCSPHRRMREEVVDLVAQADRLVLVSIGTMQGRDPDRLIAEHVAIIEALQSRDGRKAARLLRDHIADAEKRVVAALSRHAVVL
- a CDS encoding ABC transporter substrate-binding protein — translated: MPTLTKRTTAAWLAATALSALMAVPAAAQQPPIKVGFMTVRSGALAAGGKQMEQGMEYCLAERNGMMGGRKVELITVDTAGQPATTKTRAQELVERERVNAIIGPLAAFEALAIDDYIRQVGVPVISPSAAAEDLTQRKVNPWFVRAVGTSAQANHALGEYAAKDMKLKRVVTIGDDFAFGHEATAGFQRAFEDNGGQVVQKLWPPLNVADYGSYISQIRTDVDAVYAAFAGGNGLRFLQQYAEYGAPVKVIAQMTTVDEGILKSMGKEAVGVISSGWYTATQDVPGNKEFAAGIRAKYGADPGYYTAGAYAACAFLDAAVKAVDGKVEDKQALMKALRSVKLEKGPYGEVTLDAYGNPIMNVTIRKTEEKDGRLQNVVVKTYPKVTQFWIYDPKAFLAEPVYSRDYPPAKNLGK